AAGCTCCGCAACGGTCGCTTCTCCTTCAGCCAGGCGCGCTACGATTGCGCGCCGGGTGGGATCGGCAAGCGCGGCAAAGATGGCGTCGAGGTCCGGTTTTGCATGTGTTCTGGTCGAGTGCGTATAACCCATAAGTTTTATAACCTTTTGGTTATATACATGCGATATCAACGACCTGTCAAGGGATGCCTCTTCTTTTTCATTTTTTCGCAAGACCCCGCTTTGATGCAGAGCATCACAACAGTTAGGGTTGAAGTATGAAGGGTTTGCGCAGACTCACTATCGTTGTACCGGCCATCGTCCTTATCGCAAGCCTCATCGGCGCTTACCTAACACGCGGCGCTATGGCGAACCTTCCCTTTCTGAAGGGCAAAGGGAGAGCGTCGGGATCGAGAAGCGGCAGCGACCTTGTCGACCAGAGCCCCTGGCAGACGATCGAGGCGCTGGCGCCGCTGGCTGTCTCTGCCGAGGAGAAGCGACTGGCGCGCGAGGCGCAGCGGCTGGCCGACCACGAGGTGGACCAGGCGTTCGCGCAGGCGCTGCGTCAGGCCTCGCTCGATACCAGAACACTTACCGGCGATGCGCTGGCGCTGCAGCAGAAGATGACTGCGCTGCAGGCAGTCATCAAGGAAGACCAGGCGAAGGTAGACAGCCTTACGGCGGCGGCGAAAGGGGTGAATCCGCCTGGCACCGACGATCTTGATATCGCGAAGGCGCAGCTTCAGCTCGACAACGACCAGCTTGCCGACGCCACGCAGGACCTCGCAGCGCTTACCGGAGACAAGCGCGGACAGATACAGCAGGAGCTGGCCACCCGCGAGGCGGCGATGAAAAAGTTCGACGAGCAGGGAGACGTCGTCGCACCATCGACGTCGCAGTCGGCGCGGCGTTACTTCACCCTTTGTGGGCGGCTCTCCGCGTGGTTCGATCAGCTTACGCGCATGGACTCGATCACGCAGGCCCAGGGGCAGGCCAGCTCGGACGCGGTGAAGCTCTCTGCGGAGCACGCCGATGTGGAGAAGAAGTTGAGCAATGCCGGCTCAGCCGATGCGCAGAATACCGGGACCACGGGCCGCGTTACTCGTCTTAAGCAGATGCACACGCTCGCCCAGGTGCACTCGATTCTCGATGATCGCATTCAGACGCAGAGGCAGCTTGCAGTTGTCTACGGACGATGGCTCGACCAGGTGAAGCGTCAGCATCAGATTGTGCTGCACCTCATACTTCAGTCGATCGCGGTGATTGCGTTTCTGTTTCTGGGAGCGGCCCTCACCGCAGCGGCGATCCGGCGTCTGCTGG
This portion of the Acidobacteriota bacterium genome encodes:
- a CDS encoding mechanosensitive ion channel, encoding MKGLRRLTIVVPAIVLIASLIGAYLTRGAMANLPFLKGKGRASGSRSGSDLVDQSPWQTIEALAPLAVSAEEKRLAREAQRLADHEVDQAFAQALRQASLDTRTLTGDALALQQKMTALQAVIKEDQAKVDSLTAAAKGVNPPGTDDLDIAKAQLQLDNDQLADATQDLAALTGDKRGQIQQELATREAAMKKFDEQGDVVAPSTSQSARRYFTLCGRLSAWFDQLTRMDSITQAQGQASSDAVKLSAEHADVEKKLSNAGSADAQNTGTTGRVTRLKQMHTLAQVHSILDDRIQTQRQLAVVYGRWLDQVKRQHQIVLHLILQSIAVIAFLFLGAALTAAAIRRLLERLHLGQRNLQTMRTIISLAIQVVTVLLVLLVVFGAPSQMPTIIGLATAGLTVVFQDFILAFFGWFVLMGKNGIRVGDWVEINGVGGEVVEIGIFRTALLETGNWTDKGHPTGRRVSFTNSFAIRGQYFNFSTSGQWLWDEIRVNIPSGPHSYEVIDAIHSAVQKETSTDAKLAESEWRRTSGPYGLSHFTVEPAVDMRPASSGIDVIVRYMTRASDRFSMRNRLYQAVIDLLRKNEETTTLEAAGKQS